One Syntrophobacterales bacterium genomic region harbors:
- the rpmA gene encoding 50S ribosomal protein L27, with translation MAHKKGQGSSRNGRDSNSQRRGVKRFGGEKITAGTIIVRQLGTVFHQGKNVGLGKDYTIYSLIDGFVKFERLDKKRQKISVYADA, from the coding sequence ATGGCACATAAAAAAGGACAGGGAAGCTCCCGGAATGGAAGAGACAGCAATTCCCAGCGGCGGGGCGTAAAGAGGTTCGGCGGTGAAAAGATAACGGCCGGAACCATTATCGTGCGGCAATTGGGCACTGTCTTCCATCAGGGGAAAAATGTGGGGCTGGGCAAGGACTACACCATTTACTCCCTGATCGACGGCTTCGTAAAATTCGAGCGGCTTGATAAAAAGAGACAGAAAATAAGCGTTTACGC
- the rplU gene encoding 50S ribosomal protein L21: MYAVIKTGGKQQRVSEGDVVAIEKINGAKGDTVVFDQVLMVGKDDDIRIGRPVVEGARVTGEIVCQTKGDKIVVFKMKKRKGYHKKTGHRQELTSMKIKEISI, from the coding sequence ATGTATGCAGTGATAAAAACAGGCGGCAAGCAGCAAAGGGTCTCTGAAGGAGACGTGGTGGCCATTGAGAAGATAAATGGCGCAAAAGGGGATACGGTCGTTTTTGACCAGGTTCTCATGGTCGGCAAGGACGATGATATCCGGATCGGCAGGCCCGTTGTTGAGGGCGCCAGGGTGACCGGCGAAATAGTCTGTCAGACAAAGGGTGACAAGATAGTCGTCTTCAAGATGAAAAAAAGGAAGGGCTATCACAAAAAAACTGGTCACCGTCAGGAACTGACCAGCATGAAAATCAAGGAAATATCCATTTAG
- a CDS encoding TIGR03960 family B12-binding radical SAM protein, with protein sequence MTNFPAINLDDLLLSVEKPSRYKGGELNAVRKDPAGRLSFALAFPDVYEIGMSHLGLQILYGILNRMPDVLCERCYAPWPDMEEKLRQNGLPLCSLESRRPLFAFDIVGFSLQYELSYTNILMMLDLGGIPLKRGERGDTHPLIVAGGPAAFNPAPLTDFIDLFVIGEGEEVISEIALAVREVRSRGGKREEQLAALAAIPGIYVPSVHQENERIKKRIIADPGRWREPLAPIVPLMKTIHDRISLEIARGCTRGCRFCQAGMVWRPVRERTPFVLEEMAEGMLKATGHNEISLLSLSSGDYSHIESLLATLMDRYYPQRIAMALPSLRAETITPRLIEDIKRVRKTSFTLAPEAGTQRLRDAINKGNTEEALLTTTERVFAAGWRGVKLYFMLGLPGERQEDLEGIIELAHKVLRTAKNRGQVTVSLSSFVPKPHTPFQWERQIGIEEINERQDFFKQRLKNRSISVKWHDARMSQLEGIFSRAGAETGALIEQAYRLGCRFDGWGDKLRFDLWEEALRRTGIDAASYLRERSTDEKLPWGIIDCGVSREFLLAEAAKAKTETATPDCRTGPCSNCGVCDHKTIRVVTAPKDAPAGQFISTFAKAPLSAGRERSFRLRFTKLAAARFLSHLELSSALSRAMMMGGIFFAYSQGFHPHPLISFSAATSVGMESHCELADIRIHDPAIALPELPNLINGGLPEGVRVTAIRELFPNDYSLAKLTTGFNYTIVLPDKMEEGNLERIEEAMQRFLAERHFLVNRGNAPKAGAPSPKENIKDIRQFVAAMTLDKAAGVIHLAANAGAMGTIRPTELLTALFGFTDEESHRFRIVKTAVRAAAFAGADDRKIFLG encoded by the coding sequence ATGACCAATTTTCCAGCAATTAATCTTGACGACCTCCTTCTTTCCGTCGAAAAACCGAGCCGCTACAAGGGAGGCGAATTGAACGCCGTCCGCAAGGATCCGGCAGGACGTCTCAGTTTCGCCCTTGCCTTCCCGGACGTTTACGAAATCGGGATGTCGCATCTCGGGCTCCAAATACTGTACGGGATTCTCAACCGGATGCCGGATGTCCTCTGCGAACGCTGTTACGCCCCCTGGCCGGACATGGAGGAAAAACTCCGCCAGAACGGACTTCCCCTCTGCTCGCTGGAATCACGCCGCCCGCTTTTTGCCTTCGACATCGTCGGCTTTTCCCTCCAGTACGAGCTCTCCTATACGAATATCCTGATGATGCTCGATCTGGGAGGGATCCCCCTGAAGCGGGGAGAACGGGGAGACACGCACCCGCTGATAGTCGCCGGCGGCCCCGCGGCGTTCAACCCTGCCCCGCTTACCGATTTTATCGACCTTTTTGTCATCGGCGAGGGAGAGGAGGTCATCTCGGAAATAGCGCTTGCGGTACGGGAGGTGCGAAGTCGCGGCGGAAAAAGGGAGGAACAACTGGCGGCTCTGGCCGCCATCCCGGGAATCTACGTTCCATCCGTCCATCAGGAAAACGAACGGATAAAAAAGCGGATAATCGCCGATCCCGGCAGATGGCGCGAACCGCTTGCCCCCATCGTGCCGCTGATGAAGACTATTCACGACCGGATAAGCCTGGAGATCGCCCGGGGCTGTACCCGGGGCTGCCGCTTTTGCCAGGCGGGAATGGTATGGCGTCCGGTTCGGGAAAGAACGCCCTTCGTACTCGAGGAAATGGCCGAAGGGATGCTGAAAGCGACCGGTCATAACGAAATATCACTGCTCTCGCTCAGTTCCGGAGACTATTCCCACATCGAATCGCTGCTGGCGACACTGATGGACCGTTATTATCCCCAGCGCATCGCGATGGCCCTGCCCTCGCTGCGCGCTGAGACAATCACCCCCCGGCTAATCGAGGATATCAAGCGGGTCCGGAAAACCAGCTTTACCCTCGCCCCGGAAGCGGGCACCCAGCGGCTGCGGGATGCAATCAACAAGGGGAACACCGAGGAGGCGCTGCTGACAACGACAGAGCGGGTATTTGCGGCCGGCTGGCGGGGGGTGAAACTCTACTTCATGCTGGGCCTTCCCGGGGAACGTCAGGAGGATCTCGAAGGCATCATCGAGCTTGCCCACAAGGTGCTGCGGACGGCAAAAAACCGGGGACAGGTCACGGTGAGCCTCTCAAGCTTTGTCCCGAAACCGCACACCCCTTTCCAGTGGGAGCGCCAGATCGGGATCGAGGAAATAAACGAAAGGCAGGATTTCTTCAAACAGCGTCTCAAAAACCGCAGTATCAGCGTCAAATGGCACGATGCCCGGATGAGCCAGCTCGAAGGCATTTTTTCCCGCGCGGGAGCGGAAACCGGGGCGCTGATCGAACAGGCGTACCGGCTTGGCTGCCGGTTCGACGGCTGGGGTGACAAGCTCCGTTTTGATTTGTGGGAGGAGGCCCTGCGCCGGACAGGAATCGACGCCGCTTCTTATCTGCGGGAACGGTCCACTGACGAAAAACTGCCCTGGGGAATTATCGACTGCGGCGTAAGCCGTGAATTCCTCCTTGCCGAAGCCGCAAAAGCCAAGACAGAAACGGCAACGCCGGACTGCCGCACCGGCCCGTGCAGCAACTGCGGCGTCTGCGACCATAAAACCATCCGGGTCGTTACCGCCCCCAAGGACGCTCCGGCCGGTCAGTTTATTTCCACCTTCGCAAAAGCGCCGCTTTCTGCCGGGCGGGAGCGAAGTTTTCGCCTGCGCTTTACGAAACTTGCCGCGGCGCGGTTTCTTTCCCACCTGGAACTTTCGTCTGCGCTCAGCCGGGCGATGATGATGGGCGGCATCTTTTTCGCCTATTCCCAGGGCTTTCACCCCCATCCGCTGATCTCGTTTTCCGCGGCCACGTCGGTCGGCATGGAAAGCCATTGCGAGCTGGCCGACATCCGCATCCATGATCCCGCAATCGCCCTTCCCGAGCTCCCGAACCTGATCAACGGCGGCCTTCCGGAGGGTGTAAGGGTGACGGCAATCCGGGAACTGTTTCCCAACGACTATTCCCTTGCCAAACTGACAACGGGGTTTAATTATACGATTGTTTTACCGGATAAAATGGAGGAAGGCAACCTGGAGCGAATTGAGGAAGCAATGCAGCGCTTTCTGGCGGAGCGGCATTTTCTGGTCAACCGGGGAAACGCTCCCAAGGCCGGCGCCCCTTCCCCTAAAGAAAACATCAAAGATATTCGCCAGTTCGTGGCGGCAATGACGCTCGATAAAGCCGCAGGGGTTATTCACCTTGCTGCGAACGCCGGCGCAATGGGCACAATCCGTCCCACGGAACTTCTGACCGCGCTTTTCGGATTCACCGACGAGGAATCCCACCGGTTTCGCATTGTCAAAACTGCCGTGCGCGCAGCCGCTTTCGCCGGAGCTGACGATCGGAAAATTTTTCTGGGGTGA
- the hpt gene encoding hypoxanthine phosphoribosyltransferase: MLGARKAKVENEPWYRANTAKPCERWQGGAVVKESATEVLLPKEEIMGRVAELAAAITRDYQGKNLLVVGVLKGAFIFMADLLRMIQVPSAVDFVRIASYGRNQESSGRIVLGKDVETPVAGRDLLIVEDILDTGFTLSSLVDIMKQRQPASLKVCVLLDKPSRRRVPFTADYVGFSIPDEFVVGYGLDYDEKYRYFPEVRVLREN; this comes from the coding sequence ATGTTGGGGGCAAGAAAAGCTAAGGTTGAAAATGAACCATGGTATCGGGCAAACACTGCAAAGCCGTGCGAAAGATGGCAAGGGGGGGCTGTAGTGAAAGAATCGGCGACCGAGGTGCTCTTGCCGAAAGAGGAAATTATGGGCCGGGTAGCAGAATTGGCGGCCGCCATAACCCGAGATTATCAGGGGAAGAATCTGCTCGTAGTCGGCGTTCTCAAAGGCGCCTTCATTTTTATGGCTGATCTGCTCCGCATGATCCAGGTTCCCAGTGCCGTTGATTTTGTCCGGATTGCGAGTTACGGAAGAAATCAGGAAAGTTCGGGACGGATAGTGCTGGGCAAGGATGTCGAGACGCCGGTTGCGGGGCGCGATCTGCTGATTGTGGAGGATATATTGGATACGGGCTTCACCCTTTCTTCCCTTGTTGATATTATGAAGCAACGGCAGCCGGCGTCGCTGAAGGTCTGTGTCCTGCTCGACAAGCCGTCCCGAAGGCGCGTGCCCTTTACTGCCGATTACGTCGGCTTTTCCATTCCTGATGAGTTTGTTGTCGGGTACGGGCTTGATTATGACGAAAAATATCGTTATTTTCCTGAAGTACGCGTATTAAGGGAAAATTAA
- a CDS encoding zinc-ribbon domain-containing protein yields the protein MIIQCPKCETQYRFDDSLLASDGVWVRCSRCQNVFFQPQPSNHRLGESDEIASVRISDAKRAPDDRFPPGNGTMGNTDEKITQAPPLPGQPLAESEPVIDVKSDPLAGFPDHDIKPEDLSLLGQVNETEEELREKVAKPQQRPKKRRRWGRIILALIALLLFIAIVAGAVVLFVSPEIRREALQEAAPYLKGIPVLENLVPVEKTDTRAPFESLLVKDLRQRTVTNIITGSLHVIEGVVVNQAAYPVSGIKVRLVVVDPYDVVLGQKIVYCGNTLTDEELGAMTEAEIQRELSIPQGSDFSGERVLPNGEIPFMIVFMQEQTGALKTSVTIAGAERAL from the coding sequence ATGATTATTCAGTGCCCGAAGTGTGAAACCCAGTACAGATTTGATGATTCTTTGCTTGCGAGCGACGGCGTCTGGGTGCGCTGCAGCCGCTGCCAGAATGTTTTTTTCCAGCCGCAACCGTCCAACCACCGCCTGGGGGAGTCGGACGAGATTGCTTCGGTCAGAATCAGCGATGCCAAGAGGGCGCCCGATGATCGTTTTCCTCCGGGCAACGGAACCATGGGCAATACAGACGAGAAAATCACGCAGGCGCCGCCGCTTCCCGGGCAGCCTTTAGCGGAAAGTGAGCCGGTGATCGATGTTAAAAGCGACCCCTTGGCGGGCTTCCCTGATCACGATATAAAGCCTGAGGATTTGTCGCTCCTTGGTCAGGTGAATGAAACAGAGGAGGAGCTCCGGGAGAAGGTTGCCAAACCGCAGCAACGACCCAAAAAGCGGCGACGCTGGGGAAGAATCATCCTGGCGCTGATTGCGCTCCTTTTATTCATCGCGATTGTCGCAGGCGCCGTTGTTTTGTTCGTCTCTCCTGAGATCAGACGTGAAGCGCTGCAGGAGGCTGCTCCCTATCTCAAGGGTATTCCCGTTTTGGAAAACCTTGTTCCGGTAGAGAAGACTGATACAAGGGCGCCGTTTGAATCCTTGCTGGTAAAGGATCTGCGCCAGCGTACCGTCACGAACATCATCACGGGCAGTCTCCATGTTATTGAGGGGGTTGTCGTGAATCAGGCCGCCTATCCGGTTTCCGGAATAAAAGTGCGCCTGGTCGTTGTCGACCCCTATGATGTTGTCCTCGGGCAAAAGATAGTCTATTGCGGCAATACTCTGACGGACGAGGAACTGGGGGCAATGACGGAGGCAGAGATTCAGCGGGAGCTGTCGATTCCCCAGGGAAGCGACTTTTCCGGCGAGCGGGTTTTGCCGAACGGTGAAATCCCCTTCATGATTGTCTTCATGCAGGAGCAAACCGGGGCGCTCAAGACGTCCGTTACCATCGCGGGCGCAGAGCGAGCCTTATGA